A segment of the bacterium genome:
GAACTGATCGTAAACACCGTTTTCGAGAGCATCGTTACTTCGCTCAAAGACGGTGACAAGATCGAATTGCGGGGCTTCGGCAGCTTTCGGATTCGCAATCGAGGTCCCCGGATCGGCCGAAATCCCAAGACCGGTGATCGTGTCGATGTTCCACCCAAGCGGATTCCCTACTTCAAACCCGGCAAGGAACTGAAGGAGCTGTTGAACACTCACGGGTAGTCGGGACTCGGCGACAGCGCTTTCGTGGCAGAACAAGCTAAAGAGATTTCCGGCGCCGCCGGCGCCAAAGTGGGTGAACTCGTGAGAACGATTCTGCTGGCATGGGCGATTCCGGGAGCCGGCCACTTCTATCTGGGGAAACGCCGCCGCGCGTTGCTTTTCTCGGCTCTCGTCCTCGTCTCCCTCTGGATCGGCTACAGCCTGGACGGCAATCTGTACACGGTCGTTGGAGATCGACCGCTTACGGTTCTGGCGACACTGGCATCGATGGGCGTGGGGTTCCCTTACTTCGTGCTGCGCTACTTGGCGGGCTACGCCGGGGAGATTACGGCGCCGGCGTACGAGTACGGCAGTGCCTTCATTCTCACTGCCGGCCTGATGAACCTGTTGCTGGTCCTGGATTGCTGGGATCTGGCCACCGGGCAGAAGGACTAGGGTAGCGAGATGCCGGTCAACCACGTCTTGCTCATGACCGTGTATGCCTTGATCGTCAGCACGTTCTTCGCCTTTCTGTGGCGTCGAACCAGGGCCGCGCGAATACGGTTGTTCGTTCAGCTGTTTATCGGCCTCATGGGTGGCGGTATCCTTCTCGCCTGGCTGATGTACCCATTCCCTTCGGGGCCTCCGGGAACCTAGCGCCTAGGTCCGCGCCGCTACGGTACGATGAACAAGCGGGTTCTGATTGTCGCCGGTGAGGCTTCGGGCGATCTCCACGGCGCGCGACTGTTGCGCGAGCTGCGCAGCCAGGTCGGCGAGCTCGACCTGTATGGCCTGGGGGGCGAGGGAATGAGGGCGCAGGGCGTTGATCTCATCGCCGACGTCTCGACGATCTCGGTTATCGGACTGGCGGAAGTCGCCAGGGTACTTCCACGGGCGCGCAAGATCTTCAGAGAGGTCGTGGCTCGTGCGAAAGCCGAACCCCCCGACGTCGCGGTGTTGATCGACTTCCCCGAGTTCAACCTCCGCCTGGCGCCCGTTCTGAGCGAGTTGGGCATCAAGGTCGTCTATTACGTAAGCCCCCAGGTCTGGGCTTGGCGGAAGGGGCGAGTCAAGTCAATGGCACGGTGCGTCGACAGGATGCTGGTTTTCTTTCCATTCGAAGAGGCCTTTTATCGGGGTCGAGTCGACGTGATCCACGTGGGTCACCCCCTGGTCGACGAAGTGCCGTCGAGACCGCAGGTTTGGGATTCGAAGGGCGAACAAACGCCGCTCAAGGTTGTTCTACTCCCCGGCTCCCGCAGCAGCGAGGTCAAGCGTCTTCTTCCGGTCCTTCTGCCGGCCGTCCGTGAGTTGAAGCGAGTGCGTGACGCGCTTCAGGTCGTGCTGGTCGAGGCTTCGACGGTGAGAGCTGGGGTGATCGAGCGGCTCCTCGAGGACAGCGGTGTCGAGGTGGAAAGAGTCCCGGAGGCCGACCGGTTCGAAGCGATCGCGTCGGCCCACCTCGCCCTGTGTGCTTCGGGAACCGCTACCCTGGAGGTAGGATTGCTGCGAACGCCCATGATCGTCGTGTATCGAATTGGCTTGTTCAGTTATTGGCTGGGGCGGATCGTGGTGAAAGTTCCATTCGTCAGTTTGGTGAACCTGGTCCTGGGCAAGGCCGCCGTGCCGGAGCTGATTCAAAGCGAAGCGGCGGCCGACAAGATAGCTGCTGAGGCTCTGGATCTCCTCGGAAACGAGGCTCGGCGCGAGACGATGCGTGCCGAGTTGGGCGGGCTGAGGCGCGCGCTCGGGGAATCCGGCGCCGCCGCCCGCGCCGCCGCCGAGGTCGCGAGTTTTCTCGGAGGCGGGACGGCATGAGTGTGCTCGGGTTCCTGGGCGGTTACTTCAAGCGCTACTGGCTGTGGATCATCTTCGCCGCAGCTACCGCGGGCGTTTTCGCCCTGGCCACCGGCGCACTGGTCGTGTTGATCGAGCCGGTCTTCGAAGAGGTCCTCCAAACCAATGCCCAGGACGTCGAACAGGTTCGGGACATTCTAGAGGGTGCGGGAGAAAAGACCAGCGCGGTTCGCTCCGCCGCCGCCAAGGCATACGAGCAGCTCAAGGACTACTGGGGTGTCACCGAGGACACGGTCGTTTACTTCGTGCCGCTGTTGGTGATCGCGGTGTTCCTGTTCAGAAGCGTCGCGGCCTTCGTCAGCTCGTACCTGTTTCAGCACATCGGTCTGCGCGTGATGACCGATATTCGCAACAGCCTCTATCGCAGAATCCTGGAGCAGAGCAGCCGCTTTCACGCCCAGCACCCGTCCGGTGAGCTCACCAGCCGGATCGTCAACGACATCGCCGTGATGCAGGCCGCGGTATCGACGCGAGCCGTCGATCTCGTGCAGCAGTCGATGACGCTCGTCGTGCTGATGGTGGTGCTGTTTCAAAACAACCGCAGTCTCGCCCTTGTTTGCGCCATCGGCATCCCGGCGGTCTTGTTTCCGATTGTCAGATTCGGCCAGGGAATGGGACGGACCAGTCACAAGAGCCAGGAGCGCGTGGCCGATCTGGCGAATTTGGTGGGCGAAGGAGCGCGCGGGCATCGAGTGGTCAAGGCCTTCGGGATGGAGGACTTCGAGCAGGGGCGCTTTGCCGAAGCTACGCGCCGGCACCTGCGAGTCAATCTCTGGGCCTCGATGTTGAACAGTCTCTCCAGTCCGGTGATCGAGACGATGAGTGTGATCGGCATGTGCGGGTTGCTGGTGTACGCGGGACTTCAAATTCGCCAGGGCGCGATGTCTGCCTCCGGCTTCATTGCGTTCCTGTTCAATCTGGTCTGGATGTATGAGCCGATCCGGAAGCTCAACAAGGTCAATCTCGTGATCCAGCAGTCGTTGGCGGCGGTCAAGAGGGTCAAGGGTCTGGTCGAGCTCCCGCTCGAGATCGCCGATCGACCCAACGCCCAAGTCATCCCGAACGTCGAGGCCGACATCGCCTTCGAGAACATTTCCTTTGCCTATACCGAGCAGGTCGTCTTGCGCGACGTCAGCCTTCGAATTCGCAAGGGCGAGGTGGTGGCGCTGGTGGGCCCGTCCGGAGCCGGCAAGAGCACTTTGGTCAACCTTCTGCCGCGCTTCTTTGATCCCGACTCCGGCTGTGTTCGCATCGACGGCATCGATATCCGCGACTTCACTCTCGAGAGTCTGCGCGGCCTGATCGGCCTGGTAACCCAGGACACGATTCTCTTTAACGACAGCGTGCGAAACAACATTGCCTACGGACAGCAAGACGTTTCGCTCGAGAGAATCCGCGAGGCGTCGGCCGCCGCCTACGCCGATGAGTTCATCATGCGATTGCCACAGGCGTACGACACCGTTATCGGCGAGTCGGGGCTTCACCTTTCGGGTGGACAGCGTCAGAGGCTGGCGATCGCGCGAGCGCTCTTCAAAGACGCGCCGATTCTGATTCTCGACGAAGCGACTTCGCAGCTCGATGCCGAGTCGGAAGCCTTGGTCCAGAAGGCGCTGGTGAACCTCATGGAGGGCCGGACGACAATGGTCATCGCGCATCGCTTGGCGACGGTGCAGATCGCGGATCGGATTGTCGTGCTCGATAACGGGAGGGTTGTCGAGCAGGGGCAGCACAACGAGTTGATGGCCGGCGGTGGCGTCTACAAGCGACTGTACGACTTGCAGTTTCAGGAGTAGGGGAAGAGTGTGCGAAGCATGACGGGTTTCGGTGAGGGAAGAGCCGAGAACGAACGGCTCGAGGTTGTCGCCGTCTTGCGCACGGTCAACCATCGTTTTCTGGACCTGTCGGTGCGCATGCCCGAGGAGTTCAGGATGCACGAGCCGGAGTTGGTCCAGAGGCTGCGGGACGCGCTCGATAGGGGCCGAGTGGAGCTCAGGCTCACGGTCACGCCCAGGGGCGAACGAGCGGTCAGGGTCCACATCGACGAAGAGGTCGCGGCGCGCTACGTCGAGGTATCGAACCGGCTCGCCGAGAGGGATGGCGTCGCGCAAGGCCTGGCGAGTGGCGACCTGTTGCGCCTGCCAGAGGTGGTATCGGTCGAACCGGCCGACGCTGCGACACCGAGCCGGGACAAGGAGGCTCTCGGCAGGGCACTGGACGAAGCGCTCGAAAACCTGCTTGCGGTTCGATCGAGAGAAGGAGCTGACCTGGCCGGAGTGCTGCAAAGAACGGTGGGCGATCTGACCAAGGTGGTTTCTCGTCTGGCGCAGCTGCGTTCCGGGCTCCAGCAGACACTCTACGAAAGAACACGTGATCGCCTCGAAGATCTGGCCGGCGAAGTCGGCGTTGACGAAAGCCGGTTGGCGCAAGAAGTGGCGCTGCTGGTCGATCGAGCCGACGTTCAGGAGGAGATCGATCGGCTGAATGCCCATGTCGAGAGATTCGCGGCCCTCCTCGACGCCGAGGATGCGGTGGGCAAGCGCCTCGACTTCCTCGCGCAGGAGATTCTGCGAGAACTGAACACGATCGGCTCCAAGTGTCGCGACTCGAAGGCGACGCAGCTGGTTCTCGACGGCAAGGTTCTCTGTGAACAGCTTCGGGAACAGGTACAGAACGTAGAGTAGAGAACGTGAGGGGAACACTCTTGATTGTGTCGGCTCCGTCAGGGGTCGGGAAGACCACGTTGATTCGGCGCGCGCTGACCGGAGAGGACTCGGCGCTCGAGGGCGTCCGTTTTTCCGTCAGCCACACGACCCGGGCCGCCCGCTCGGACGAAGTCGACGGTCGCGACTACCACTTCGTGGATGAATCGGTCTTTAGAAGCATGCTCGAGCGAGACGAGTTTCTCGAATGGGCGGATGTCTACGGCCAGCTCAAGGGCACTTCCCGAAACGCGGTTCTGCCGCTCTTGGAGCGGGGCTTCGACGTCATTCTCGACATCGACGTGCAGGGCGCCGCGCAGGTGCTCCAAAGCTATTCCGAGGCGGAAAGTGTGCTGATTCTGCCACCGAGCTTTGCCGAGCTGGAGAGGAGAATCCGCGAGCGCGGCGGAGACCCACCCGACCAGCTGGCCCGGCGGCTCGCCCTGTCTCTTCCGGCCATCGAGCGTTACGAGATGTACGGCTATGTTATGATCAACGATGATCTGATACGCGCGCAGGAAACCCTGCGCGCAATTCTCATAGCAATCCGACACCGCCGTGAGCGGCAGAGCGAGTGCGTCGCCGAAATCCTTGAGGACTTTCGGAGCTCACTCGGCAAAGCCGGCACGGAGGGATTCTGACCGGAGGTAGGCCGACGTGTTGAAGTATCCCGACAAGATTGACAGTAAGTTCAGATTCGTTCTGCTTTCCGCCACGAGGGCGGAACAGCTTGTGCGTGGAGCGAAGCCGAAAACCGAGTCCGGCCCCGGCAAACCGAGTCGCGTTGCCATGAAGGAGATCCGGCGAGAGCTGATCGACTGGGACTACGGACCGGCTCCCGAGCCCCAGGAGGAAGAGGAGCCGGCGGAAGAGACCGAGTCGTAGCCGACCGGCTGAAAAGAAGGCCTTTTCTTCGGTGCCGATGAGATCACGGAACCTACTGCTGGGGGTCACCGGGGGAATCGCCGCCTACAAGGCGCCGGCGATCGTACGTAGGTTGCGAGAGCAAGGCTTCGACGTCCGCTGCGCCATGACGCGTGCGGCCGAGTCTTTCGTCGCGCCCCTCTCTCTGGAAGTGGTTTCGGAGGCTGCGGTGTATCGACAGAGCTACCTCGAAGCCAACGAGAGCGGCCGCGAGCTCCACATCGAGGCCGCGGAGTGGGCGGAAGCGGTCTGTGTCGCTCCCGCAACCTCGAACTTTCTTGCCAAATTCGCGCTCGGGATCGCCGACGATTTCCTGCTGACCTCGCTGCTGGCATTTGACGGTCCGGTGCTTGCCGCACCGGCGATGCATCCCAAGATGTGGGGACAGAGAGCGCTCCAGGCCCATGTCGCCACTCTCAACCGCTGCGGGGTCCGGTTTCTCGGGCCGGCAAGCGGTGAGCTGGCGTCTGGGGACAAGGGCATCGGGCGGATGCTCGAGCCGGAGGATATTGCCGCCGAGGCGGCGCGTCTGCTGCAACGGACGGGGGCGTTGAAGGGCGTTCGAGTGCTGGTGAGCGCGGGCCCGACGCGCGAGGCGATCGATCCGGTTCGATTCCTCTCGAGCCGCTCCACTGGCAAAATGGGTTTCGCCGTCGCCGCGGCGGCGGCGGCGGAGGGCGCGGAAGTGGTTCTGGTTACAGGCCCGGTGGCGCTCGAGACCCCGGCGGGCGTCGAGCGCGTGGACATCGTGAGCGCGGCAGAGATGGCGAACGCGATTCGTGAGCTGGCGATCGGCTGCGACGTAGTCGCAATGGCGGCCGCGGTTGCGGATCTGCGCCCGGCTTCGCCCGCGGATCACAAGATCAAGAAGGCCCTGGCCTCCGATCGACTCGAGCTCGAGCGCACGGAGGATATTCTGAGCGGGCTTCGCGATCTCGTCCCCAGCGCCGTTCTCGTCGGCTTTGCCGCCGAGACCCAGCGGCTCGAGGAATTCGCTCGAGACAAGCTTCGGTCCAAACGGCTGGACCTGATTGTCGCCAACGATGTCTCGCGATCGGATATCGGTTTCGCGAGCGATGACAACGAGGTGACGATTCTGAGGGCGCGAGGAGACTCTCTGGACGTGCCCAAAGCGGCGAAGGCGGAAATCGCTGGGAGAATCATCGACGCCATCGCGGAGGAACTGGAGTCCAAGAGTGGAAAAGTTGTCTCGATCTCTGGTTGAGGCCCTGGCCTATTTGCGGGACCTGGGCTATCAGGATCTCTCGGCCGACGTTCTTGCCGGCGAGTCTGCCGGAAGCGACCTAGAACTCAAGGTCGACCTTCGGCGGGCAGAGAGTCCACCGGCGGCGGAACGGGCGCTGTCTCTTGCCGGTGTCGCCAAAGAGGCGAACGGCTGCGAGGAGTGCCGGCTGAGCAAGACCAGGAAAAGCGTCGTCTTCGGTTCGGGAAACCCGGACGCCGATCTCATGTTCATTGGCGAGGGACCGGGCGCGGAGGAGGATCGGCAGGGTCTGCCTTTCGTGGGGCCTGCCGGAGAGCTCCTGACCAAGATCATTCAGGCCATAGGTCTCCAGCGAGACGACGTCTACATCGCTAACGTCGTCAAGTGCCGGCCGCCGCAGAACCGGGATCCCCACCCCGACGAGGCCAAGGCCTGCCGAGGGTTCTTGGAGCGTCAGGTTGAGCTCATCCGGCCTCGCGTTATCGTGGCCCTGGGCAGAGTGGCGGCGCAGAACCTCCTGGACAGCTCGGCTCCGCTGGGGCGTCTACGCAACGACTGGCACAGTTTCAAGGGTGTGCCGGTGCGAGCGACGTATCATCCCGCGGCTCTCCTGCGGAACGCTTCCTGGAAGCGACCGACTTGGGAAGACATGCAGGTGGTGCGCGATCGGCTCAATAAGTAGGGCCGCCCAGGACTGCTAACATTGCACTCTATGGAACTAGAGCGCCTTGTGGAGCGGGACCGAGGCGAGAGCGTTCGGCGGGCCTCGGGATCCGATCTGGACGTCAGCGTCCTGGTGCCGGTCCTGAACGAGCAGGACACGGTTGCCACGCTGTCGGCCCGGGTCGTCGAGGTTCTGGAGGGCCTCGGCAAGGCCTTCGAGATTATCTTCGTCGACGACGGTTCGTCCGACCAGACCTGTGCACGGGTTCGGGAAATGAATCAGGTGGATGCACGGGTTCGTTTGGTCAGGCTGCGGAGAAACTTCGGTAAAGCGGCTGCTCTCTCGGCCGGGTTCGACGCGTCTCATGGTGCGATTCTGGTGACCATGGACGGCGACCTTCAGGACGACCCCGCCGAGATTCCGCGATTCCTCGAGCGACTGGAGGCCGAGGATCTCGATCTGGTCTCCGGGTGGAAGAAAAAGCGCCACGACCCGATTTCGAAGCGTCTGCCGTCGAAGGTCTTCAACTGGGCGACCCGGATCATGGGAAACATGGATCTGCATGACTTCAACTGCGGCTTCAAGGCCTACCGGCGAGAGGTTCTCGACCAGATCGCGGTCTACGGCGAGCTGCACAGATTCATCCCGGTTCTCGCCAGTCGGAAGGGATTTCGAGTCGGAGAGCTCGCGGTTCAGCACCATCCGCGCCGGCACGGTGTCAGCAAGTACGGTTGGGATCGGTACTACAAGGGCCTGCTCGACCTGATCACCGTTTTCTTCATCACCAAATACACTCGGCGGCCGCTTCACCTTTTCGGGGCGATCGGCCTGCTTTCCCTGACCATCGGGCTGGCGATCAACACCTACCTGGCCATTCTCTGGTTCAACAACGAGACTCTGTCAAACCGGCCCCTCCTCCTGTTAGGCATCCTGATGATGCTGGTGGGCATTCAGGTGCTGACCACCGGGCTGATCGGCGAGATGATCACCTATAAGAGCTTCGATCGCCGGGATTCGTACTCGATCAAGGAAAAAGTGGGTTGAATCGCCCCCTGAAGGTCCTTTTTCTCACCCAGACTTTTCCTCGCTTTGCGGACGACACCGCCGGTCCTTTCATTCGAGAGCTTGCGCGCGGTCTGGTAGCCGGCGGCGACTCCGTCACGGTACTCACGCCTCATGCCGCGGGTGTCGAAGCGGCTTGGAACGTGGATGGTGTGCGGGTGGAGAGTTTTCGCTACGCGCCGGAGCGGCTCGAGCTGGTGGGCTACAGCCGAAGTCTCGATCGCGACGAGTCGATCCGGCTCGGGGTATTCCTGGCGACGCCGCTGTACGTACTGGGAGCGAGGCGCAAGCTTCGTCAGGTGACGGCGCGCGATTCCTTCGACCTGCTTCATGCGCATTGGGTAGTGCCCAATGCCTTGGTCGCCGCGCCGTTCGCCCGGCGGCTGCCGATCGGCCCGGGGCTGCATGGTAGCGATGTCTTTCTAGCGGAGCGCGCCGGTGTGCGGCGGCTGGTCGGCAGGGTGCTCGCAAGATCCTCTTTCCTGACGGGCTGCTCGCCGGAGCTGGTGGATCGAGTATGCGCCCTCGGATTCCCACGCGAACAGGCCCACGTGATTCCCTACGGCGTCGACGTGGACACCTTCTCGCCCGGTGCCGAACAGGGCATGGAGTGGCGCAGTCGGATGGGCGTCCCGGAGGGTGCGCCACTGGTTCTG
Coding sequences within it:
- the lpxB gene encoding lipid-A-disaccharide synthase — encoded protein: MNKRVLIVAGEASGDLHGARLLRELRSQVGELDLYGLGGEGMRAQGVDLIADVSTISVIGLAEVARVLPRARKIFREVVARAKAEPPDVAVLIDFPEFNLRLAPVLSELGIKVVYYVSPQVWAWRKGRVKSMARCVDRMLVFFPFEEAFYRGRVDVIHVGHPLVDEVPSRPQVWDSKGEQTPLKVVLLPGSRSSEVKRLLPVLLPAVRELKRVRDALQVVLVEASTVRAGVIERLLEDSGVEVERVPEADRFEAIASAHLALCASGTATLEVGLLRTPMIVVYRIGLFSYWLGRIVVKVPFVSLVNLVLGKAAVPELIQSEAAADKIAAEALDLLGNEARRETMRAELGGLRRALGESGAAARAAAEVASFLGGGTA
- a CDS encoding ABC transporter ATP-binding protein, giving the protein MSVLGFLGGYFKRYWLWIIFAAATAGVFALATGALVVLIEPVFEEVLQTNAQDVEQVRDILEGAGEKTSAVRSAAAKAYEQLKDYWGVTEDTVVYFVPLLVIAVFLFRSVAAFVSSYLFQHIGLRVMTDIRNSLYRRILEQSSRFHAQHPSGELTSRIVNDIAVMQAAVSTRAVDLVQQSMTLVVLMVVLFQNNRSLALVCAIGIPAVLFPIVRFGQGMGRTSHKSQERVADLANLVGEGARGHRVVKAFGMEDFEQGRFAEATRRHLRVNLWASMLNSLSSPVIETMSVIGMCGLLVYAGLQIRQGAMSASGFIAFLFNLVWMYEPIRKLNKVNLVIQQSLAAVKRVKGLVELPLEIADRPNAQVIPNVEADIAFENISFAYTEQVVLRDVSLRIRKGEVVALVGPSGAGKSTLVNLLPRFFDPDSGCVRIDGIDIRDFTLESLRGLIGLVTQDTILFNDSVRNNIAYGQQDVSLERIREASAAAYADEFIMRLPQAYDTVIGESGLHLSGGQRQRLAIARALFKDAPILILDEATSQLDAESEALVQKALVNLMEGRTTMVIAHRLATVQIADRIVVLDNGRVVEQGQHNELMAGGGVYKRLYDLQFQE
- the coaBC gene encoding bifunctional phosphopantothenoylcysteine decarboxylase/phosphopantothenate--cysteine ligase CoaBC, yielding MPMRSRNLLLGVTGGIAAYKAPAIVRRLREQGFDVRCAMTRAAESFVAPLSLEVVSEAAVYRQSYLEANESGRELHIEAAEWAEAVCVAPATSNFLAKFALGIADDFLLTSLLAFDGPVLAAPAMHPKMWGQRALQAHVATLNRCGVRFLGPASGELASGDKGIGRMLEPEDIAAEAARLLQRTGALKGVRVLVSAGPTREAIDPVRFLSSRSTGKMGFAVAAAAAAEGAEVVLVTGPVALETPAGVERVDIVSAAEMANAIRELAIGCDVVAMAAAVADLRPASPADHKIKKALASDRLELERTEDILSGLRDLVPSAVLVGFAAETQRLEEFARDKLRSKRLDLIVANDVSRSDIGFASDDNEVTILRARGDSLDVPKAAKAEIAGRIIDAIAEELESKSGKVVSISG
- a CDS encoding YicC family protein, with the protein product MTGFGEGRAENERLEVVAVLRTVNHRFLDLSVRMPEEFRMHEPELVQRLRDALDRGRVELRLTVTPRGERAVRVHIDEEVAARYVEVSNRLAERDGVAQGLASGDLLRLPEVVSVEPADAATPSRDKEALGRALDEALENLLAVRSREGADLAGVLQRTVGDLTKVVSRLAQLRSGLQQTLYERTRDRLEDLAGEVGVDESRLAQEVALLVDRADVQEEIDRLNAHVERFAALLDAEDAVGKRLDFLAQEILRELNTIGSKCRDSKATQLVLDGKVLCEQLREQVQNVE
- a CDS encoding integration host factor subunit beta; translated protein: MTKAELVEEVAKTTQLTKKHAELIVNTVFESIVTSLKDGDKIELRGFGSFRIRNRGPRIGRNPKTGDRVDVPPKRIPYFKPGKELKELLNTHG
- a CDS encoding uracil-DNA glycosylase; this translates as MSLAGVAKEANGCEECRLSKTRKSVVFGSGNPDADLMFIGEGPGAEEDRQGLPFVGPAGELLTKIIQAIGLQRDDVYIANVVKCRPPQNRDPHPDEAKACRGFLERQVELIRPRVIVALGRVAAQNLLDSSAPLGRLRNDWHSFKGVPVRATYHPAALLRNASWKRPTWEDMQVVRDRLNK
- the rpoZ gene encoding DNA-directed RNA polymerase subunit omega: MLKYPDKIDSKFRFVLLSATRAEQLVRGAKPKTESGPGKPSRVAMKEIRRELIDWDYGPAPEPQEEEEPAEETES
- a CDS encoding glycosyltransferase family 2 protein, which codes for MDVSVLVPVLNEQDTVATLSARVVEVLEGLGKAFEIIFVDDGSSDQTCARVREMNQVDARVRLVRLRRNFGKAAALSAGFDASHGAILVTMDGDLQDDPAEIPRFLERLEAEDLDLVSGWKKKRHDPISKRLPSKVFNWATRIMGNMDLHDFNCGFKAYRREVLDQIAVYGELHRFIPVLASRKGFRVGELAVQHHPRRHGVSKYGWDRYYKGLLDLITVFFITKYTRRPLHLFGAIGLLSLTIGLAINTYLAILWFNNETLSNRPLLLLGILMMLVGIQVLTTGLIGEMITYKSFDRRDSYSIKEKVG
- the gmk gene encoding guanylate kinase, whose product is MRGTLLIVSAPSGVGKTTLIRRALTGEDSALEGVRFSVSHTTRAARSDEVDGRDYHFVDESVFRSMLERDEFLEWADVYGQLKGTSRNAVLPLLERGFDVILDIDVQGAAQVLQSYSEAESVLILPPSFAELERRIRERGGDPPDQLARRLALSLPAIERYEMYGYVMINDDLIRAQETLRAILIAIRHRRERQSECVAEILEDFRSSLGKAGTEGF
- a CDS encoding glycosyltransferase family 4 protein, giving the protein MNRPLKVLFLTQTFPRFADDTAGPFIRELARGLVAGGDSVTVLTPHAAGVEAAWNVDGVRVESFRYAPERLELVGYSRSLDRDESIRLGVFLATPLYVLGARRKLRQVTARDSFDLLHAHWVVPNALVAAPFARRLPIGPGLHGSDVFLAERAGVRRLVGRVLARSSFLTGCSPELVDRVCALGFPREQAHVIPYGVDVDTFSPGAEQGMEWRSRMGVPEGAPLVLGVGRMVTKKGFHVLLEILPSLLEEFPSSHFCLAGEGDLLAAFRERTAKWTDRVHLPGIVLRDTLPDLYRAADIFV